In Sardina pilchardus chromosome 8, fSarPil1.1, whole genome shotgun sequence, the genomic window TTGTCAGACGTGGAGTGGACCCTAAGCCCCGAAACAGTATCTAGCAGAAGTATCTTAAGCAAGACCAGGAAGGTAGATTGTTATCCTTGCATTAAATGCATCCTATCAAACTATGCTGTCATGCAGGTTGGTACAGCACAGGTGGGCTACCCCATAGTTCATCACAAAATCTCTGGAGAACCAAAATAGAAACAGGAAGGCCAGTATTGCAAACAGCAGGCTTTAAATCGGCTAGAGGTCATTCCCACTAGGAAACACCACCTTCTCTTGTTAGTGAACAGATGCGTAGGAACTTTGCCTACAAATACATAAGTTAGACTAACTTATTAATTAGCCTATACACATTAACTGCGTGCATGATAAATGTATGCAAGGCTCTTATTTCATGATTGTTTCAGATAGTGCCCCCCTCTGCAGTTTCTGGGAGCAACACTGAGCAGTTggagtgatgtggtgtgtgagtgtgtgtgtgtgtgtgtgtgtgtgtgtgtgtgtgtgtgtgtgtgtgttggaggggggggggggggggcataggggGAGTGTGCTTCCGTCTATGTCAGGGGCACTTCCTCCAATAATGTGTAACCAAATGGACCTTTGCTACAATGTCACAAATAATCTGTGGATCAAGACAACATCTGAAGTTCACAGCTGAGTCAAAACCACTGAATCTGTTTTAAGTTATGGCAAACAATCCCAGGAAGGCTCTTATTTCCTTTTCCCTAACTTTGAATGCACTTCTGCTGGTCTCCACTGCTACTGGTATGTTATTGCACAACTATGACACTCTATTTCAAACTGGAAATGCATTTTAAAGACGCATGACATGTTAATGGATTATGAAGCTTTGCGGTTGCTAACTTGACGAGAATATATCCAAGAACAGAGCTGATTTATTTTCCCAGCCCTTGCAGAAAAGGACAGAGAGCAAATAGCAGGCAGTTTATCAGaaagcgagaaaaaaaaagccccacaTAAATACAAAGTACAACTGCAAATCTAAATTCCAACAAGCAGAAAGCAGCTGGTTAATGTGACGAGTGACGACTCCCTTTCCTCCCTCAGCCCAGTCTTGTGAGGGGAAGTGTGGGGAGACGCTGGACACGTGTTCGTGCCACTCAACCTGTGGGTCTCTTGCCTCCTGCTGTGCAGACCTAAAGCAGTTCTGTGTGGACATCTCTCCCCACTCTGGGTCCCTGTTGGGAGGGACAGACTTCACTCTGCTCAACACAAATTTCCATCAAGGTGATACAGTACTCTGCAGGTGAGAATGCTGTTATGTTCGATTGAAATGGGCAgcttgctttttttgtgtgcttttgttgaCAATTTGTAAAACATGTGAGTGAGTTTCAACCATAAATCCCCATACTGATGGGTGAATAAACAAGACTATTACTTAGCCTATTTCTTTATAATATAAGGTGTTTAAAAGATGAGATGAATGAGCTTGTTATTAAATCTTTTACCTTATTAATTTTAATGGGAGGTATTAGattgaaatactgtatatgatgcaagcatatactgtaaatcGGCACTTTGACATTCCATACCTGTTACAGTTTTACACAAATTGGTGAATGATTATTTCCAAATGTGTTTGCATAACTGTAAGCATCATTTCCACAAATTataaactgcaaaaaatcaGCTCGGCGCTCAGGTGGATATAGGCTCGTTCATATACGGTGCTCTTGGGGTAGGGaattttcaatggagcaaaaaAAGCAGGTCCAAGGCACTCAATatcaaaaggaaaaaaggaagttaaaaagcctttattgagTATGGCTTGACCTGCTTTTTTTGCTCCATTTCCACAAACTACTTGAATGCAGTATGAACATTTTCCACTTTTGACATTCAGTAAATGTTCATTTTACATTGTCTGATAGTCGATTCAAAGTGTCTAAGTTTTGTTTGCATTAAAGCCTATCATTTCTATAACCCATCTATAGTACATATTTGAAGAGGACTGCATTGAATATTCTGATGGAACTTTACTGTATATCAGATAACATGGTCTAAATTGCAGTGCCATGTTTGTCCCTTTCACTATAGGTTTAAACCCTCGACTGAGACAGAGGGGTACGTGGACGAAGTTGGTGTCGGCCACTGCATTTCTCCCCTACTCTATGTGACGGGGTGGATCCCATTTGAGGTTTTTATCAATGGAGTTCCCAAGGCATGGGGAACTTGGCTATCAGGTTGACACAAACATagtatttcctttttttcataatgaagTTGTAATGTCAAACTTCTCCTAACCTCATTGACACAATGATAATACTTGAATCAGTACTTCTTGACAGTAATTATGTACTTACTATGTGAGAGtgcattttatatttttttctttttctatatTTATCAGACATGAGTAGATGCTTCATCAGAAATGCTAATTAGCAGACAATATTTTCCTGCCTTGTTCTTCCCATACAGTCCACCACAGCAAGCTAGACGCAAAGTTTAAAATCACACTAGTCAATGCCACTCAATGGCAGTACTATGGCACCCCAGACGTGGGAGGAACCCTGCGCATGACGTGGAACTCCTCTCTTATCAATGCTGAGAAGGTCAGCGTGGAACTATGGGGCTACAATGAGACAGGTGAGGTACAGACGTCGCCCCTTAAGAGGCACAGAGAGCTTTTCACATGATGATTCTCACTATCACCAAGACTCAGGAGAGACTGAATGCCTTGGACAGTCAGTTGCAAAGAGACTGATGGCTGTGCCAGCTAACTTTAATCGGGAACTCATTGGGAAATTTCATGGCTTGGAGATGTtattggtatttttttttttttttttttgatatgcTTAAGTGTCAGATACACAGTTGCGGAGATGAGGTTTAATCAGGCTGTAGATGTTTTGAGCATGTACATTAGAGGCTACTGCAGCAAAATGCACAAGGTTTGCTTGAGGATCATGTCTGATCAGCACTGATTTTAGAGATTGGATATGCGTGCTTTGCTTGTTTTTTATGGATGAGCATAAAACCATGTGCTTAGAGGTTAGAAATAATCTTGTTTTGCACTTTCTCATAAAATGGAGTTCTAAATTGATGTTGAAGTCCCTATCCCCACCCCACTGCTTGTTTGGGAGGGGGTTGTAATAGTGTTCTACAGTATGAGCCAAGGGTGGTCCAGGTTAGAGCTTATAGCTTTACAACACTAGTAAAGCAAGAACAGTTCAAGGTTCAGTATGTACTCTGTTGTAAAGATGCGCGATATGTCCACACTTTAGTATAGGTAAGGCATGGCATGTTTATTTCTATAAGACATTTCATACATAGAGCGAGGCAATTCAATGCACTGTACATATTGCACATCATTGTGTAGTGCAGGGTCACACATAGCTTGATTAGTCTGCCTATACATACTATACAATGCTCAGATTGATAACAAACTAACAACAAATAATGGTTATTGTTGGTTAGGGGTTGGACTCGGTTAAAATGATACAACAGTTTTACAAACTGAACTTGAATTTTAACAGATGATCTCTGTGAGCAGACTGTCGTacggggtcttcaaccttttttcctccaagagctactttgacaaaaaaagtaCTTTAACAGAGtaaatactgtagctgtgcagccagatgatataatCAAGGGTAACGTTCAGGCTTCTGCAAAACAGGAGTGAGTAGTAAGGCGACAATTTTCTTAATAAAGGCTACTCCGAATGGTGGAAACacatagtttattttactgtctatggacaAAAATAAGCGCTTCTGAAAGCCCTTGGACTCAGAAAGAGAATTATCCGCCCATTATTGCATTAGGCTATATATGACTTAATACCTAATAGACTATCCTTACAGAAATGATATACTCCAGATGTAGGTAAGATGGAGTTGCACATTGATCTTTAGCAATCTATACATTTCAAATACCTGCATCTGCGCCAGTAGTCTTATAAGCTTTGTATTGACtgaataaaatgtatttgatgGTGTAGAGTAACACACCTTCTACCGCATTCAGGTGAGCAGTACAGTGAGTCCTGGACAGCTGAGTGGCAGTATTTGTACTCAGTGGAGAAGGCTGTCCCCAACACTGGGGCCTTCAGCTTCCAGCCCAACCCAGCCACTGACCCCCACTGGAGGTGGGAGATGGGATCCATGAGGGTCAGCCCCGGCTCACTCACCGGCGGACAGAAGTAGGTCAACAGCTCGCCTCCTCCGCATGGGAATGACTTTATATGTAACAGTTTAGTGGTAGTGTGACATACTGTTCAAAAGTTATTTAGAGTCATCTAGAAACGTCCTTGTTTTcatcaaaaaacatttttttttttttttttttacatgcaaCTGATCGCAGCTGTCACTATGCATTTGTCATTCATATAATGGAGTGAAATGGAAATGCAGTATCTAAGTGACCACAAACTTTTGAACAGCAGTGTTGCTCAAGGTTATCACAGACCAGTTGTCTGATTGTCCATACAAAACAGTATTCATACTGTGCATTTTGTTGGTTGATTTGTGATTATTTATTACTCCTTCCTTGCTTACTTAATAATGGTTGTTCTGCTTCCTCTGTGCTCCCCCAGCCCGTACAAAGATGTACAAATCTAATTTCTAATACAGTGTAATATAATATGATACAGAACAGAAGGTTATTGAATCTCAAGTGTGTGTCTTCATCGAAATGTTAGTGTTTTGCTGCACTGTTCAGAAATGAAAGGGAGAAAAATCAACTTTAATATCAATgtcctgaccagtccacggctgaagtgcccttgagcaaggcacctaacccctcactgctccccgagcgccgctggttgggcaggcagctcactgctccgggttaatgtgtgattcacctcactagCCCCGTTTATACTATGGGCCATTGGCCCAGGAACTTAAGAGTTCTCGGTGcgtttatatggctctggcccTGACCATTGAGGTGGGCTTGTTGTCAGGGCAATAGTTCCAGGTTAAGCCCCGTTTAAGCCCAGCCCCGTCTAGTATAAACTCCTACCTGGGCTGGGCTTAAGTTCCAGCACCGGGTTCAGCCCTTAGTATAAACGGGgctactgtgtgttcactgtgtgctgtacagtatgtgttcactaattcggttaaattgggttaaatgcagagaaacaaatttccctcatgggatcaaaaaaatatatattctattcttttctattcataTTCTGACAGGGATGTGAACGCCTTATGGAGTGGGGCTCACGCTCTGGCCTGGCACTTGGAGCAGGCCTTCAGGGCCGACTCGGCCAAGTGGGCCACTGCTAAGTGCCTGACCTGGGACACCATGGAGGAGCGCCTGCCCGACTTCCTGTCTGAGATCCCAGACTGCCCCTGCACCCTCGCCCAGGCCAGGGCAGACACGGGCAGATTCCACGTACGTACGTGTTGCTATCTCAACGTGCCATTCAGATAAACAGATAAGATGTGAATTCTATTCACGTAATGTCTTAATGGTGTAGGTGGCCATTCTAATCAAAACACTAAAGGAGTGTCAAATCTAGTCAGTAATAACACCTCATCATGTCTGATTTAATTTTACGTTTAAGTCACTTGGTGAATTTTCCTGTTAAGTGACACGTGGCACGTTAAACAGACTTGTTCTGGTTTGAACAGACTGACTACGGCTGTGACATTGAGAAAGGGAGTAAATGCACGTATCACCCAGGAAGTGTCCACTGTGTCAGAGCCATACAGGCCAGGTATGCTGTCCCATGACTCATAGAACATAGCGCATTAAAGCATTACTCTCTCAAAACATTTTCCTATTCACTAATACTAACACATCGATAGTGTGTTAGTTCTTATTACATACCTTGTCTTTATTGTCATGTCTTTTATGTCCTACTGTAAGCCCTAAATATGGAGCAGGTCAGCAGTGTTGCTATGACAACACAGGTGCCCAGGTGTTGACAGGTGACTCCATCGGGGGCAGTACGCCTGACAGGGGGCACGATTGGGGTGCCCCGCCTTACGGTAAGCCCCCGCGGATACCAGGCCTCTCGCACTGGAAGTACGACGTGCTCAGCTTCTACTATTGCTGCCTGTGGTCAGATAACTGCCAGTACTACTTCAAGCACAGGCCATCCAGTGACTGCAGGACCTACAAGCCTCCCAAAGCTGGTGAGAAACACGTGCATGTAACAGGCTCAAAAGCTGAGCCCGACACTACTAGTGATAAATATCGACAGAAACCACAAGAATATTACTCTAGAACTGCAAGCACATTTCAGCACACATGACAGGCAGGGTGAAAACTGTCCCCTTCAATGAGTAACAGTAGATTCACATCATCCCATGTAaataaaacagtaaaaaaaaaaagaaaattcagACGAGTTTGGATCCTTATCAATCATATTTGCCTCTGAATGAGCTGTACTCCTGGTCTGTGGCACAGTAGCTTACGGAGGTTCTCCTCTGACCTTCATCTCCGTACAGGCACTGTCCTCGGTGACCCTCATTTCATTACATTCGGTGGCGCCACCTACACCTTCAACGGCAGAGGGGAGTACTACCTGCTGGCCTGCCCAGAAAAAGGCCTGTTTGTTCAGGGCAGGACGGAGCCGGTGAAACTGGAGAACGGTGGGTCCCTCTCGTTCCAGTCAAAGAGGTGGGAGTTTTCCCGTAAGCCCCACGGCTCTCTGGGGGCCCTGGGCCCTTTGTGTGGCCTCTGCTGTGAGCCATAAAAGTACCCAGTGAAAGAGCAGAGAAGTTGGAGTTGGGGTAGGGTGTAGGGTGGGGGAGGATAAAGCTCATAGTCGTGTTACACAATAGTAATCGCTCTGTGTTTGGCATGGGAGAGGTGAGTTAGTCCTCTAGACACAAGATGTGTTACTTTTCATCCTGTTGTTTGATTAATGACCAACCATGATGTCATTTATTCATCCTGACAGAATACACCTTTGTTGTAGCCAAAAaagctgtagctgtgtgtgactgtaaaaTGAATAGGGCTTAAATATTATAATTTTATCTAaatatagatagacagatattaCATTTAATATCAGTAATAAGTACAGGTTATTTCAGTGTGACCATTAGCTTGGCAGAGCcggggtttttttttacttcaattGAAACTTGCAAGAGATGATATAGAAAGCAGTCTGCATCGATTTTATTGGGAATCCTGCCTTGTTAAGACCTATAGTGTATacatacgtactgtatgtattgtatttTGCCCCTCAGGTTCCCTAATCCAGGCCACCACACTATCCTCTGTGGCCATGAGGGAGAACAGCTCTGATGTCATTGAGGTGCGACTCGCCGCGCGTGCTAACACCTTGGAGGTACTGAGGAACCAGCaggttctttctttctcagagCAGAGCTGGATGGACCTCCAAGGTGAGAACACGGAACCCTGATTTATAGAGCCAGACTTTACATGCTAACACTGTGCTTACATATGGGATTGCACTAAGTAGCTCATGCTTAACAGGTGTCAACGTGTACGTCCAATTAAGGGTAGGATTTGGTATATGGTCAGTATAACATGTCAATAAACACTTACATGATGACATATACCTGAAGAAAACCTCACATGATTTGTTCGGTTCTAGGTGTATTTGTGTTCTCGTCCACGGCGGGGAACGTGACCGTGATGTTCCCCTCAGGGGCGGGGGTGGAGGTGCGGGCCCGAGAGGGAGCCATGGCGACCACCGTGCTCTTGCCCCTGGAGTTCACCAACCACACACGAGGCCTTCTGGGCAGCTTGACCGACGAGCCTGACCATGTCCTCGTCTCCAGTGATGGAGAGCACTTCGATGCCAGTCAGAGCACACCTGAGGATCTCTTTCGTTTTGGCTCAACCTGTGAGTACGGTATACCAGCAAGTCACGCAAGCTTCTCTACTAAACTAAACTCCGTGGACTTGCGTCACAAAGTCAAGAAACAAAGCCAAAGATTTCAATGTACTGTGTGAGATGATTGAACTCCGTAGGTGAATCCCATGTGTGTTCCTGGACTCAGTAGAGAGAGTAGAGCACGATCAGAGGAAATGgaccttctcctccccctccatgaAGATATGGTGCACTTCAGAACAGTGTGTCAACCCTCCTTAGGGACTTGTGTTATTCATACTTGTGGTAATGTTCAGTCATGAGGCCATGGTGAATAGGCCTGCAAAGGATGCATAGCAATGCTGCAGTGCTCGAGGCCGATTCCAAACCTCTGTTTAGTATTTCCATGTTGTAATTCCCTCAAAGCagtatatttttgtttttttgtggcaATCTGTTGTCAATTACAGCTGTTTTTATTGGCCATCATAAATATCTCAGCTCGTTTGGACGTGGGAGCGATAAGGGGTGTCCAGAATCACTCCCCGAGTGTGAACGGCGCCCTCATTTTGTCATTCCTCACCACTGGGAGGATTTGCCTGACAGCCATCGATACCAGAAAACACATGTTTAGAGttagatgagcacacacacacgacaaagtggggagggggggcagcgagagatagaaagagagagagagagagagagagagagagagagagagagagagagagggggggggggggggggggggggggagtaatcCTCTGACTTCCCTCCTCAGTCTTTGAGATTGTTATTGTATCTTTTAATTCGTCTCAATTGCTCCGGCTGGGAAAGCGTAGAAGCATGTGTTTGGGACCTGTTACAGTCAGTCACAGAGACCAGCTAGCACtggtttagattagattagatcaaAAACACAGTCCCTTTTAATGGACTCTATAATCGTCCCCTGATACAGTAATTCTGAATTGTGGAATATGTCGTTATTTGACGGTATTCTAAAACATTTTTCCATTGAGGTATTTGCTTGTCCAAATCCATCTGTGATGAGGCCTTGACAGAGTTTGAAGCTCACATCAGCTAGCACAGCTCTGTGGTGAGGTGGTTAGGGTACATGGATTTAATCTGGAGATTTATCTGGCTCAAACCTGCAGGGATGGCTTTTTTCTTACTTCACCAGAGTATCCATCATTCTTGTGTcctgacatactgtatttacattTTATTAAGCTAATGCTTTAATTCAAAGCAAATTACTATTTACACAGTGGCACAGCTGGTTGCAGACCCCGCACCTTATTctaccatagacctctgaagttcgtcttcaaaaaagctaccatctttgcccatataaggaagTCCGGTATCTTGCGTCTTTttatatgggaaaataacaaggggattttgaattatcgcacctgttaccgtaatttcccattTATTGTATATTAGCCaaggcttatacattgattttgctaaatgtcttcagctatgaggttaatatacggggacagttaatatggcattaatgtggttttgttttttttaacttgcataaagcacTATCCAGCTTATACACAGtccagctaatacacaggaaattactataAACTCTCGCAGGGACGaaaacattggaaatgcagatgttttgctcTACACACTTTCGTCCTCTGCTttcaagtggatactgtgacCTTCTACTGAACATGTTAAGACAGcaaactttgatttttgctacccacagttaacttgcaatgcaactttcCAAATGTAGCTTTAGGTAATTTTTTTGGGCGAACATTAGAGGTCTAAAGTCTGACCCGGGTAATTTCCTGACCCCACCCCACATCTCCATTCACTCTCTCAACTGTCCTGTCAAATTAAaagcataaaaacaaacaaacaataatgcAAATGATAAAAAACATTAGAGTTACCGTGCAGAGGAGACCTTAGACAGTCATTACTATTTCCATTTCATTGTGATGGTGGTCAGTGCTCTTGTGTTcttattctgtttgtttgtgtttacaaattctgtttgtttgtttgtttgtttactaattctgtttgtttgtttgtttactgattctgttttgtttgattaTACAAACGAAAAGTTTTAATGAAACGTTCCATGTCCTGCTACAGGGGCCATATCCAACGAGTCCTCCCTGTTCACCTACGACTCGGCTCACCTGCAGGACTCCTACCTGAACTCCCCTGTGCACCATGACCCAGGCTTTGTTCCGCTGTTTTCTCTACCTGAGACTCCTGGCGACCCCCTGTTGAGTGACATGCTGAAGATGTGCTTTGGGGACGGGGTCAGCTTCTGCAAGTACGACACCCTGGCCACACGCAGTCTGAGGGTGGGCAATGCCACCATGAGCGCTGTCCAGAGCCACACTGCCCTGGTCAGAGACCTCAGGCCAGGTATGTCCACGACGGTGGTGGTAACAGTCCTGCCATGTATTGCTCctgcctgtgcacttaacacaggtgatagaGCTAATGTGCTGCTCTACAGTGCCTACAGTAGCTGGAGAGAGCTGGGATCAACGGTTTATTGGGTTTCATAAATG contains:
- the susd2 gene encoding sushi domain-containing protein 2, coding for MANNPRKALISFSLTLNALLLVSTATAQSCEGKCGETLDTCSCHSTCGSLASCCADLKQFCVDISPHSGSLLGGTDFTLLNTNFHQGDTVLCRFKPSTETEGYVDEVGVGHCISPLLYVTGWIPFEVFINGVPKAWGTWLSVHHSKLDAKFKITLVNATQWQYYGTPDVGGTLRMTWNSSLINAEKVSVELWGYNETGEQYSESWTAEWQYLYSVEKAVPNTGAFSFQPNPATDPHWRWEMGSMRVSPGSLTGGQKDVNALWSGAHALAWHLEQAFRADSAKWATAKCLTWDTMEERLPDFLSEIPDCPCTLAQARADTGRFHTDYGCDIEKGSKCTYHPGSVHCVRAIQASPKYGAGQQCCYDNTGAQVLTGDSIGGSTPDRGHDWGAPPYGKPPRIPGLSHWKYDVLSFYYCCLWSDNCQYYFKHRPSSDCRTYKPPKAGTVLGDPHFITFGGATYTFNGRGEYYLLACPEKGLFVQGRTEPVKLENGSLIQATTLSSVAMRENSSDVIEVRLAARANTLEVLRNQQVLSFSEQSWMDLQGVFVFSSTAGNVTVMFPSGAGVEVRAREGAMATTVLLPLEFTNHTRGLLGSLTDEPDHVLVSSDGEHFDASQSTPEDLFRFGSTWAISNESSLFTYDSAHLQDSYLNSPVHHDPGFVPLFSLPETPGDPLLSDMLKMCFGDGVSFCKYDTLATRSLRVGNATMSAVQSHTALVRDLRPVVSCGFLPAPARGEKKGQVYLEGAELTFSCPSGHILLGSPKRICEESGQWLGTTTHCVSDNMQGIILACTGVTAALLTLVAAITFYNRKLNRERQERLKATVAFKQM